In Betaproteobacteria bacterium, one genomic interval encodes:
- a CDS encoding caspase family protein has product MAIAGFVTLAALLAFKLAGAAEPLYTEKVALVIGNGAYQNAPLRNPVNDANAVALAFKALGFQVYHHDNATHQEMLDALRKFSQSAPKSGVRLLYFAGHGIQIKGRNYLLPVDADVKSEQEMVQRSIDITELLEQLAAIKGGINLVILDACRVNPFNQTPTQLVDARGYKTRSLGAKTLGLAAVQAPSGTIVAFSTSPGSVATDSALRNNSVYTRHLLSHINVPGLPVEKLFKLVRTAVAAETQQMQVPWESSSLLGEYCFRTDASGRCNG; this is encoded by the coding sequence ATGGCGATAGCTGGTTTTGTGACGCTTGCGGCATTGCTTGCATTCAAACTGGCTGGCGCCGCCGAGCCCCTTTACACCGAGAAAGTCGCGCTGGTCATTGGCAACGGAGCATATCAGAATGCACCGCTCAGAAATCCCGTCAATGACGCGAACGCGGTAGCGCTGGCGTTCAAGGCGCTTGGTTTTCAGGTTTATCATCATGACAACGCCACGCACCAGGAAATGCTCGATGCGCTCAGGAAGTTCTCGCAATCCGCGCCCAAGAGTGGCGTGCGGCTACTCTACTTTGCGGGCCACGGCATTCAGATCAAGGGCCGCAACTACCTTCTTCCCGTTGATGCGGACGTAAAGTCGGAACAGGAAATGGTGCAGCGCAGTATCGATATCACCGAATTGCTGGAGCAGCTCGCCGCCATCAAAGGGGGAATAAACCTCGTAATCCTGGATGCGTGCCGCGTCAACCCCTTCAACCAGACGCCAACACAACTCGTCGATGCTCGCGGATACAAGACACGCAGTCTCGGCGCAAAAACGCTTGGGCTGGCAGCCGTTCAGGCCCCATCTGGTACGATTGTGGCATTCTCGACCTCCCCAGGATCCGTTGCGACCGACAGCGCCCTGCGCAACAATAGCGTTTACACAAGGCACTTGCTTTCGCACATTAATGTTCCCGGCCTGCCGGTCGAAAAACTGTTCAAGCTGGTCCGGACAGCCGTTGCGGCGGAAACGCAGCAAATGCAAGTTCCGTGGGAATCAAGCAGTTTGTTGGGGGAATATTGCTTCAGAACCGATGCATCGGGCAGGTGTAACGGGTAG
- a CDS encoding sigma-70 family RNA polymerase sigma factor, translating into MAKGSSTAVNADEHERALLELVAGGSQAAYKELYLLLSRRVYAFARQMAENAELAEEIMVDTMYEVWRTASRFRGDSKVSTWILGIARFKALMAMRSGRRHDHHDDIEDYSEVFEDGAPDMSVQLETRERNALIHRCLERLSEDHRECIHLVHFEDLTMPEVAEILMIPEGTVKSRLSIARKKLAACVETKQRSSAATLSRSEWTPRQVN; encoded by the coding sequence ATGGCTAAAGGGTCCTCGACAGCTGTCAATGCAGATGAACATGAGCGTGCGTTGCTGGAACTGGTTGCCGGCGGGAGTCAAGCTGCCTACAAAGAGCTTTACCTCTTGCTATCGAGGCGTGTTTATGCGTTTGCCAGACAAATGGCTGAAAACGCAGAGTTGGCGGAAGAGATCATGGTGGACACAATGTATGAAGTCTGGCGCACGGCGAGCAGATTTCGTGGGGACTCCAAAGTGTCCACATGGATTCTGGGCATTGCACGATTCAAAGCGTTAATGGCAATGCGGAGCGGCCGCCGGCACGACCATCATGATGATATCGAAGACTACTCCGAGGTCTTTGAAGATGGCGCGCCTGACATGTCCGTACAACTTGAGACTCGCGAGAGAAATGCGCTAATTCATCGTTGCCTGGAGCGTTTGTCCGAGGATCATCGCGAGTGCATCCATTTAGTTCATTTCGAGGATCTCACCATGCCCGAGGTGGCGGAGATCCTGATGATTCCTGAGGGCACCGTCAAAAGCCGGTTATCGATTGCACGCAAGAAGCTCGCGGCGTGCGTGGAAACAAAACAGCGCAGTTCGGCGGCTACTTTATCGAGATCTGAATGGACACCAAGACAAGTCAATTGA
- a CDS encoding DUF2807 domain-containing protein: MCLAASAGITSAQEVMTRPAAGVTRIVFKTPGELQIRQGTEEKLTVQAEAKVLAQLDISTKNDILTLGSKGNFKTDKGLKYTLTLKSFRSLKTEGSGSSSVEGFAGPEMDFEGAGSGDISIKNIKPGRMNIVIKGSSNIDVSGSGKQLIARIDGSGTIDAVKFQAQAAEARIDGSGNISVNAEETLKATIGGAGNIEYKGKAKVTQSITGAGNINRL; encoded by the coding sequence ATGTGCCTTGCCGCCTCTGCCGGTATCACAAGCGCGCAGGAAGTAATGACTCGACCTGCGGCAGGAGTGACGCGGATCGTCTTCAAGACGCCCGGCGAGCTCCAGATACGTCAAGGGACAGAAGAAAAACTGACTGTGCAAGCGGAAGCAAAGGTCCTGGCACAACTCGACATCAGCACGAAAAATGACATCCTCACACTGGGAAGTAAAGGCAACTTTAAAACCGACAAGGGGTTGAAGTACACACTGACGTTAAAGTCGTTTCGCAGCCTCAAAACTGAGGGGAGCGGCAGCAGTTCCGTGGAAGGATTTGCCGGTCCGGAAATGGATTTTGAAGGCGCGGGTAGCGGTGATATTTCCATCAAGAATATCAAGCCTGGACGAATGAATATCGTCATCAAGGGCTCCAGCAATATCGATGTTTCTGGAAGTGGAAAGCAATTGATTGCCCGAATTGATGGATCAGGAACAATCGACGCCGTGAAATTCCAGGCGCAAGCCGCCGAGGCTCGTATTGATGGATCCGGAAATATTAGCGTTAACGCTGAAGAAACACTGAAAGCGACAATTGGCGGCGCAGGCAATATTGAGTACAAAGGCAAGGCGAAAGTGACCCAGTCAATTACCGGCGCCGGCAATATCAATCGACTCTAA
- a CDS encoding DUF4384 domain-containing protein, translating to MVRKAKMLVWGMALVLSACVTTENSVRKEATEATAGLRKGPEAAPIRTITNFSSGLRCMDNMFLMYGVRDLVIITEDLSDQTKKVSAGTKDMLISSVSEMTRRSKAVRLIAYGSDSSNLIGFMKEAEKKNMFKLVPQYGIRGSVTQLDENVAKKTEGGGIALAGVGFGRAATAATTILGLDLTMMRTEDLSIVSGVTSSNSVAIIRAGSGLEAEAEYKKFGINYQSNLSRSEGTSQALRNLVELASVELFGKLTKTPYWICLGGTSQAESVKNEISDWYSGMYSDGEIVSFWQQQMRIRGLYAGEINGQNDAALIAAITAYRDALGLGKTAVVDLAFFTAYLDANHYDIAPKAREKLASYQSPAAPIPIPDESAGPISVSVTSTKGGNQFRKGERLTVKVTPSRDAYVYCFMQDENQKIARFFPNRFTKDALVSAKKACNSRMENSSTLT from the coding sequence ATGGTTCGCAAAGCGAAAATGCTGGTTTGGGGAATGGCGCTTGTATTGTCCGCATGCGTCACGACAGAAAACTCCGTGCGCAAAGAGGCTACCGAAGCGACTGCGGGGTTGCGTAAAGGGCCGGAGGCCGCGCCTATCCGAACGATTACCAATTTCTCGTCGGGGCTTCGCTGCATGGACAACATGTTCCTGATGTATGGCGTGCGTGATTTGGTGATCATTACCGAGGACTTGTCGGATCAGACCAAGAAAGTCAGCGCCGGCACCAAGGATATGTTGATCTCGTCAGTATCCGAAATGACCCGCCGCAGCAAGGCGGTTCGACTCATCGCCTATGGTTCGGATTCGAGTAACCTTATTGGCTTCATGAAGGAAGCTGAAAAGAAGAATATGTTCAAGCTGGTTCCACAATACGGAATCCGCGGTTCAGTCACTCAGTTGGATGAAAACGTCGCCAAGAAAACTGAGGGCGGCGGGATCGCGCTGGCAGGAGTGGGATTTGGTCGCGCGGCAACAGCAGCGACCACTATCCTCGGCCTCGACCTGACAATGATGCGCACAGAGGATTTGTCGATCGTTTCGGGTGTAACGTCAAGCAATTCGGTCGCTATTATCCGGGCCGGCAGTGGCCTCGAAGCTGAAGCCGAATACAAGAAATTTGGCATCAATTATCAGTCCAACCTGTCAAGATCGGAAGGCACCTCGCAGGCATTGCGGAATCTCGTTGAGCTCGCCTCGGTGGAGTTGTTTGGAAAGCTGACCAAGACTCCCTATTGGATTTGCCTGGGTGGCACGAGTCAGGCGGAATCGGTCAAGAATGAAATCAGCGACTGGTATTCCGGCATGTACAGTGACGGCGAGATCGTTTCATTCTGGCAACAACAGATGCGCATTCGCGGCCTCTATGCCGGCGAGATCAACGGCCAGAACGACGCAGCGTTGATTGCCGCGATTACTGCCTATCGTGACGCGCTTGGACTTGGAAAAACAGCCGTCGTCGATCTCGCCTTCTTTACCGCCTATCTTGATGCCAATCACTACGACATCGCGCCCAAAGCCAGGGAAAAACTTGCTTCTTACCAGTCTCCAGCCGCACCCATCCCAATTCCCGACGAATCGGCCGGACCCATTTCCGTTTCCGTTACGTCCACCAAAGGTGGTAACCAGTTCCGCAAGGGTGAGCGATTGACCGTCAAGGTAACGCCCAGCCGGGATGCCTACGTCTACTGCTTCATGCAGGACGAAAACCAGAAGATTGCCCGGTTTTTTCCGAATCGCTTCACAAAGGATGCTCTGGTCAGCGCGAAAAAGGCGTGCAACTCCCGAATGGAAAACAGTTCAACATTGACGTGA
- a CDS encoding OmpA family protein: MSPKASAGSSGFKTRGLSLGSSSAQPVAADAPVANAKPEARALDLEVRFEVNSDQLTEDGKEVLDQLGAALKSDALADAKSIMLEGHADKSGNPAYNQLLSVRRAHSVKNYLAAKQQIPAKKLRASGKGSSEPVDPKNPEDPINRRVRVIVNS, encoded by the coding sequence TTGAGTCCAAAAGCGTCGGCAGGCAGTTCTGGATTCAAGACCCGCGGCCTTTCCCTTGGCAGCAGTTCCGCGCAGCCAGTCGCGGCAGACGCTCCGGTCGCCAATGCGAAGCCGGAAGCGCGCGCATTGGATCTGGAAGTGCGATTCGAGGTGAACTCCGATCAACTGACCGAAGATGGCAAGGAAGTTCTGGATCAATTGGGTGCGGCGCTCAAATCCGATGCGCTGGCCGACGCCAAGTCCATCATGCTCGAAGGGCACGCAGACAAGAGCGGAAATCCGGCATATAACCAGCTGCTCTCTGTGCGCCGCGCGCATTCGGTCAAGAACTATCTCGCTGCAAAACAGCAGATCCCCGCCAAGAAGCTTCGGGCTTCGGGCAAGGGCTCCAGCGAGCCGGTTGATCCGAAAAATCCTGAAGATCCCATCAATCGCCGCGTTCGGGTAATCGTCAACAGCTAG
- a CDS encoding acetyl-CoA C-acyltransferase family protein — translation MSKRDVVVLGAARSAIGTFGGALADIEPAELAGTVMKEAVKRSGVDPNAINYVTVGNTIPTESRFAYVARVASIQAGLPMDSVAMSVNRLCSSGLQAIVTTAQNILLGDCDYGVGGGVEVMSRGGYLSTAMRSGARMGDTKLIDMMVATLTDPFGVGHMGITAENLVTKWAITREDQDALAVESHRRAAAAIADGRFKSQIVPIVKQTKKGEVIFDTDEHVRPTTTMETLAKMKPAFKKDGSVTAGNASGVNDGAAFFVLADAAVAAAAGHKPMARLVSYAVAGVPNEVMGEGPIPASRMALKKGGLTLDQMDVIESNEAFAAQAIAVARALELDMKKTNPNGGAIALGHPIGCSGAFLATKAIYELHRVGGRYALVTMCIGGGQGIAAVFERL, via the coding sequence ATGAGCAAACGTGATGTGGTGGTTCTGGGCGCGGCGCGATCGGCGATTGGCACCTTTGGTGGTGCGCTGGCCGACATCGAGCCTGCCGAATTGGCCGGAACGGTGATGAAGGAAGCGGTCAAGCGCTCGGGCGTCGATCCGAACGCCATCAATTACGTGACCGTCGGTAACACCATTCCCACCGAGAGCCGCTTCGCCTACGTGGCGCGGGTGGCGTCGATCCAGGCAGGACTGCCCATGGATTCGGTGGCGATGTCGGTGAATCGCCTCTGCTCATCGGGGCTGCAGGCTATCGTGACGACAGCGCAGAACATCCTGCTGGGCGATTGCGATTACGGCGTCGGCGGCGGCGTGGAGGTGATGAGCCGCGGCGGCTATCTCTCGACCGCCATGCGCAGCGGCGCGCGCATGGGCGACACCAAGTTGATCGACATGATGGTTGCCACCTTGACCGATCCGTTCGGCGTAGGCCACATGGGCATTACGGCTGAAAATCTGGTCACAAAGTGGGCGATCACGCGCGAGGATCAGGACGCCCTCGCGGTGGAATCGCACCGTCGCGCGGCGGCGGCGATCGCCGACGGACGTTTCAAATCGCAGATTGTGCCGATCGTCAAGCAAACGAAGAAAGGTGAAGTGATCTTTGATACTGACGAGCACGTGCGGCCCACGACCACGATGGAAACGCTGGCGAAGATGAAACCGGCGTTCAAGAAGGATGGCTCGGTGACCGCCGGCAACGCCTCGGGCGTCAACGATGGTGCCGCCTTCTTTGTGCTGGCGGACGCGGCAGTGGCGGCAGCCGCCGGCCACAAGCCGATGGCGCGGCTGGTGTCGTACGCCGTCGCCGGCGTGCCGAATGAGGTCATGGGTGAAGGCCCGATCCCCGCCAGCAGGATGGCGTTGAAAAAGGGCGGCCTGACGCTCGACCAGATGGACGTGATCGAGAGCAATGAAGCCTTTGCAGCGCAGGCCATCGCGGTGGCGCGCGCCCTCGAACTTGACATGAAGAAGACCAATCCGAACGGCGGCGCGATCGCGCTGGGTCACCCGATCGGCTGTTCCGGTGCGTTCCTTGCAACGAAGGCAATATATGAACTGCACCGCGTAGGTGGTCGTTATGCGCTGGTAACAATGTGCATCGGTGGCGGGCAGGGCATCGCGGCGGTATTTGAGCGGCTCTGA
- a CDS encoding DUF1428 domain-containing protein has translation MAHYVDGFVVPVPRTKLDAYRRMARKAGKVWREHGALEYRECVADDVKPGKVTSFPQNVKLKADEVVVFSWIVYKTRKQRDSINAKVMKDPRLAAMMDPKSMPFDGKRMFWGGFKTMVEL, from the coding sequence ATGGCTCACTACGTTGACGGATTTGTTGTACCGGTTCCCAGGACGAAGCTCGATGCCTACCGCCGCATGGCGCGCAAGGCCGGCAAGGTGTGGCGCGAGCACGGCGCGCTGGAATACCGCGAATGTGTTGCCGATGACGTGAAGCCCGGCAAGGTCACTTCGTTCCCGCAGAACGTGAAACTCAAGGCCGATGAGGTGGTGGTGTTTTCGTGGATCGTCTACAAAACGCGCAAGCAGCGCGACAGCATCAACGCCAAGGTCATGAAAGACCCGCGGCTGGCGGCAATGATGGACCCGAAGAGCATGCCGTTTGACGGCAAGCGCATGTTTTGGGGAGGCTTCAAGACGATGGTCGAGCTTTGA
- a CDS encoding DUF1439 domain-containing protein, with product MWKRRLIYASLSIIAIAVAAWWALITFGPDISFDLTQSELQSKLDARFPAQKCLLKLTCFELREPVVTLQEGSDRLGFSAKFVATLGQRQMPGSVEFTAKPRYVQYDGTFFLDDIKVTEFKMTGNAPDFDEMVKARWPLALRLILQLTPIYRLKSDSNYGAFAKLALREVKVVNGKLRISFLSPTIRKQ from the coding sequence ATGTGGAAACGACGCCTCATTTACGCAAGCCTGTCGATTATCGCCATTGCGGTCGCCGCATGGTGGGCGCTCATCACCTTCGGCCCGGATATTTCTTTCGACCTTACGCAATCAGAATTGCAATCGAAACTCGATGCACGCTTTCCCGCGCAGAAGTGCCTGCTAAAACTGACTTGCTTCGAGCTAAGGGAGCCCGTTGTCACCTTGCAGGAAGGCTCGGATCGCCTGGGTTTCTCCGCGAAGTTCGTCGCGACACTCGGGCAACGTCAAATGCCGGGCTCCGTGGAATTCACCGCGAAGCCCCGATATGTTCAGTACGACGGAACATTTTTTCTGGACGATATCAAGGTTACGGAATTCAAGATGACCGGGAACGCGCCGGATTTCGACGAAATGGTCAAGGCGCGTTGGCCCCTGGCCTTGCGATTGATACTTCAACTGACACCGATTTACCGGCTAAAGAGCGACTCGAATTACGGCGCCTTCGCGAAACTGGCACTGCGCGAGGTCAAGGTGGTCAATGGCAAATTACGGATTTCGTTCCTCAGTCCGACTATCAGGAAGCAATAA
- a CDS encoding GNAT family N-acetyltransferase: MITYSTSLEGLSDADLDGFLAHWDFTPPPGTLLAMLKGSAAVILARDEQSSIICGYVAALSDGIVCGYISAVEVRAAYRKQGIGTALLTQMTEQLGVYGTYLSCAPAMVPFYESIGFKRVAGMTKRKPAVAK, from the coding sequence ATGATCACCTACTCCACTTCGCTGGAAGGTCTATCCGACGCCGACCTCGATGGCTTTCTGGCACATTGGGATTTCACTCCGCCGCCGGGAACGCTTCTTGCCATGCTTAAGGGAAGCGCTGCCGTCATCCTGGCGCGCGACGAACAGTCGTCAATCATCTGCGGATACGTCGCAGCTTTGAGCGATGGCATAGTTTGCGGCTATATTTCCGCAGTCGAGGTCAGGGCAGCCTATCGCAAGCAAGGTATCGGAACGGCGCTGCTGACACAAATGACAGAGCAACTTGGCGTTTACGGCACCTACCTGTCTTGCGCACCAGCGATGGTCCCATTTTATGAGTCCATCGGTTTCAAACGCGTTGCCGGGATGACAAAACGCAAACCCGCCGTGGCCAAGTGA
- a CDS encoding ATP-binding cassette domain-containing protein yields the protein MSTPMKPTSEILLDVRDIAKEFDVSKPWLNRVIEGQPRQILKAVDGVSFTINRGETLALVGESGCGKSTVARLICGLYEPSRGSIIFEGADMAIAENREKHRKRFQMIFQDPYASLNPRWRVGKIIAEPILSHDLMRHPEELKKRVDALLTQVGLSPLDAEKFPHEFSGGQRQRISIARALSSNPEFLVCDEPTSALDVSVQAQILNLMKDLQREFGLTYLFISHNLAVVSHISNRVGVMYLGRVVEIADTKKIFQRPLHPYTQMLQSAIPDLQMTGKQRTPVAGEVPNPLNPPSGCTFHPRCPYAYERCKVERPELMDAPDGGQVACHAVQDKRIPIRLAA from the coding sequence ATGAGCACGCCCATGAAACCCACCAGCGAAATCCTCCTCGACGTTCGCGATATCGCCAAGGAATTCGATGTCTCCAAGCCGTGGCTGAATCGCGTCATCGAGGGCCAGCCCCGGCAGATTCTCAAGGCTGTGGACGGCGTGTCGTTCACCATTAATCGCGGCGAGACGCTGGCGCTGGTCGGCGAGTCCGGCTGTGGCAAATCCACCGTTGCGCGCCTCATTTGCGGTCTGTACGAACCCTCTCGCGGCTCGATCATTTTCGAGGGCGCGGACATGGCCATCGCCGAAAACCGCGAAAAACACCGCAAACGCTTCCAGATGATTTTCCAGGATCCCTATGCGAGCCTGAACCCGCGCTGGCGCGTCGGCAAGATCATTGCCGAGCCGATCCTCTCGCACGACCTGATGCGCCATCCGGAAGAATTAAAAAAACGCGTTGATGCCCTGCTCACGCAGGTTGGCCTTTCGCCGCTGGACGCGGAAAAATTCCCGCACGAGTTTTCCGGTGGCCAGCGCCAGCGCATTTCGATTGCGCGCGCGCTGTCATCGAATCCGGAATTTCTGGTCTGCGATGAACCCACGTCCGCACTCGACGTGTCCGTGCAAGCGCAGATTCTCAATCTGATGAAAGACCTGCAACGCGAGTTCGGCCTCACCTATCTTTTCATCTCGCACAATCTGGCGGTGGTCTCGCACATCTCGAATCGCGTGGGCGTGATGTATCTGGGCCGCGTAGTCGAGATCGCCGACACCAAGAAGATCTTCCAGCGCCCGCTGCATCCGTACACGCAGATGCTGCAGTCGGCCATTCCCGACCTGCAGATGACCGGCAAGCAGCGCACGCCGGTCGCCGGTGAAGTGCCCAATCCGCTCAATCCCCCGTCAGGCTGCACCTTCCATCCGCGCTGCCCGTATGCGTACGAACGCTGCAAGGTCGAGCGCCCGGAATTGATGGACGCGCCCGACGGCGGGCAGGTGGCGTGTCATGCGGTGCAGGACAAGCGAATTCCCATTCGGTTGGCGGCGTAG
- a CDS encoding ABC transporter ATP-binding protein: protein MVTNATPLLQVRNLRIEFPTRRGTLVAVDDISFDIAPGEVLGVVGESGAGKSLTGAAVIGLLEPPGRIAGGEILLNGRRIDNLPFEEIRKIRGREIGAIFQDPLTSLNPLYTIGRQLIETIRTHIDVSESEARDRAIALLQEVGIPAAEKRIDAYPHQFSGGMRQRVVISLALAAQPKLIIADEPTTALDVSIQAQIITLLKKLGREHGTAVLLVTHDMGVIAETADRVAVMYAGRIAEIGPVAEVIHHPQHPYTIGLMGAIPNVGDNNERLAQIDGSMPRLTAIPSGCAFNPRCTRKSEVPGNRCEMERPALMPAGKTQAACWLHAPELKKSNA from the coding sequence ATGGTTACGAACGCAACGCCTCTCCTGCAGGTCAGAAACCTGCGCATCGAATTTCCGACGCGTCGCGGCACGCTGGTCGCGGTCGATGACATCAGTTTCGATATTGCGCCCGGCGAAGTGCTGGGGGTGGTCGGTGAATCGGGTGCGGGCAAATCACTGACCGGCGCGGCCGTGATCGGATTGCTCGAGCCGCCCGGGCGCATTGCCGGCGGCGAAATCCTGCTGAACGGACGTCGAATCGACAATCTGCCGTTCGAAGAAATACGCAAAATTCGCGGTCGCGAAATCGGCGCGATTTTTCAGGACCCGTTGACGTCGTTGAACCCGCTGTACACCATCGGCCGCCAGCTCATCGAGACCATTCGCACGCACATCGATGTCTCCGAGTCTGAAGCCCGTGACCGTGCCATCGCGCTGTTGCAGGAAGTCGGCATTCCCGCGGCCGAGAAACGCATCGATGCCTACCCGCACCAGTTTTCCGGCGGCATGCGCCAGCGGGTGGTCATTTCACTGGCGCTCGCCGCGCAACCCAAACTTATCATCGCCGATGAGCCGACGACCGCGCTCGATGTGTCCATCCAGGCGCAAATCATCACCTTGCTCAAGAAACTCGGTCGCGAGCACGGCACTGCGGTACTGCTGGTGACCCACGATATGGGCGTGATCGCCGAAACCGCCGATCGCGTCGCGGTGATGTACGCCGGGCGCATCGCCGAAATCGGCCCGGTCGCGGAAGTGATTCATCATCCGCAGCACCCTTACACCATCGGCCTGATGGGCGCGATTCCCAACGTTGGTGACAATAACGAGCGCCTGGCGCAAATCGACGGCTCCATGCCGCGATTGACAGCGATTCCATCCGGCTGTGCATTCAATCCGCGTTGTACCCGCAAATCCGAGGTCCCCGGCAATCGGTGCGAAATGGAGCGCCCTGCACTCATGCCGGCCGGCAAAACCCAGGCCGCCTGCTGGCTGCACGCGCCCGAGCTGAAAAAGTCAAACGCATGA
- a CDS encoding ABC transporter permease: MQDALKRFLDGDVWYSFKQNRLVMIAAVVALICLIGSAFAPFLAPHNPFDLKTLNLLDAFTPPSWTAAGKSQFLLGTDDQGRDVLSTIMHGSRVSLVVGICAVMLSMLVGVSLGLISGYVGGPLDAFIMRVADIQLSFPAILIALLIDGGARAALPKGMHDQVAVYVLIFAIAASGWVRYARTVRGSTLVERNKEYVQAARVIGRKPLAIMFTHVLPNVTGPVLVLATLHVGTAIITEATLSFLGVGVPPTQPSLGTLIRIGNDFLFSGEWWITVFPGAALVILVLSINVLGDWLRDALNPKLR, translated from the coding sequence ATGCAGGACGCCCTCAAACGTTTCCTCGACGGCGATGTCTGGTACAGCTTCAAGCAGAACCGGCTGGTCATGATCGCCGCCGTGGTTGCGCTGATTTGCCTCATCGGTTCCGCCTTCGCGCCGTTTTTAGCGCCGCACAATCCGTTCGATCTGAAAACCCTCAACCTTCTCGATGCCTTCACGCCCCCATCATGGACGGCTGCAGGTAAATCGCAGTTCCTGCTCGGCACCGACGACCAGGGCCGCGATGTGCTGTCGACCATCATGCACGGCTCGCGCGTATCACTCGTGGTCGGCATCTGCGCGGTGATGCTGTCGATGCTTGTCGGCGTATCGCTGGGGCTGATCAGCGGCTACGTTGGCGGGCCACTTGACGCATTTATCATGCGTGTGGCCGATATTCAGTTGTCCTTTCCCGCGATCCTGATCGCACTGCTGATCGACGGCGGCGCGCGCGCGGCGTTGCCGAAAGGCATGCACGATCAGGTGGCCGTCTATGTGCTGATCTTCGCCATCGCGGCGTCCGGCTGGGTGCGCTATGCCCGCACCGTGCGCGGCTCCACACTCGTGGAACGCAACAAGGAATACGTGCAGGCCGCACGTGTCATCGGCCGCAAACCGCTTGCCATCATGTTCACCCACGTACTGCCCAACGTCACCGGCCCGGTGCTGGTGCTTGCGACCTTGCACGTCGGCACGGCCATCATCACCGAGGCCACGCTGTCGTTCCTCGGCGTCGGCGTGCCACCGACCCAACCTTCATTGGGAACGCTGATTCGCATCGGCAACGACTTCCTGTTTTCCGGAGAATGGTGGATCACCGTCTTCCCCGGTGCGGCGTTGGTGATTCTGGTGCTGTCAATCAATGTGCTGGGTGATTGGTTGCGCGATGCGCTCAATCCGAAGTTGAGGTGA
- a CDS encoding ABC transporter permease has protein sequence MLAFVIRRLLQSIMVMLAVGFIAFSLFNFVGDPVSLMLPPEATAADREEVRKSLGLDAPFYIQFATFVGNALQGNFGISLRLGRPVSQLLIERLPATLELATTAAVIGLLIGIPLGVYTALKRDSWTSKLLLTLSLTGVSLPNFLIGIFLILIFAVWLGLLPSFGRGDVTRIGMWTTGLLTTSGLKALILPATTLGLYPVTLIMRLVRSEMLEVLRTDYIKFARARGLTNNAVHFGHALKNTLVPVITITGLTLGELIAFAIITETVFQWPGMGLLFIQAVQFADIPVMAAYLCLIGLIFVLVNLSVDILYYVVDPRLRIDRAVAGGH, from the coding sequence ATGTTGGCCTTTGTCATCCGGCGGTTGTTGCAGAGCATCATGGTCATGCTGGCGGTGGGGTTCATCGCCTTTTCGTTGTTCAATTTTGTTGGCGATCCGGTCTCGCTGATGTTGCCGCCGGAAGCGACCGCCGCCGATCGCGAGGAAGTGCGCAAGAGCCTCGGGCTCGACGCGCCGTTCTACATACAATTCGCCACCTTCGTCGGCAATGCCCTACAGGGCAATTTCGGCATTTCGCTGCGATTGGGCAGGCCGGTCTCGCAACTGCTGATCGAGCGTTTGCCCGCGACGCTGGAATTGGCGACGACTGCAGCGGTAATTGGCCTTCTGATCGGTATTCCGCTTGGCGTTTACACCGCGCTGAAGCGCGATAGCTGGACCTCCAAGTTACTGCTCACGCTGTCGCTGACGGGTGTCTCGCTACCCAACTTCCTGATCGGTATTTTCCTGATCCTGATCTTCGCGGTGTGGCTGGGCCTGCTACCGTCGTTCGGGCGGGGGGACGTGACTCGAATCGGCATGTGGACCACCGGCTTGTTGACCACCAGCGGGCTGAAGGCGCTGATTCTGCCGGCGACCACATTGGGCCTCTATCCCGTCACGCTGATCATGCGTCTGGTGCGCTCCGAAATGCTGGAAGTCTTGCGCACCGATTACATCAAGTTCGCGCGGGCACGTGGCCTGACTAACAACGCCGTGCATTTTGGGCATGCCCTCAAGAACACGCTGGTGCCGGTTATCACCATCACCGGCCTCACATTGGGTGAATTGATCGCCTTCGCCATCATTACCGAAACCGTTTTTCAGTGGCCGGGGATGGGCCTGCTTTTTATCCAGGCGGTGCAGTTTGCGGATATCCCGGTGATGGCGGCATACCTTTGCCTGATCGGCTTGATTTTCGTGCTGGTCAACCTGAGCGTGGATATTCTTTACTACGTGGTGGATCCGCGCCTGCGAATCGATCGCGCCGTGGCGGGAGGCCACTGA